One Halichoerus grypus chromosome 1, mHalGry1.hap1.1, whole genome shotgun sequence genomic region harbors:
- the TICAM1 gene encoding TIR domain-containing adapter molecule 1, which produces MPMACTGLSLSSAFDILGAAGQDKLLHLKHKLKTLRPGCRGADLLHAMVLLKLGQETEARISLEALKADAVARLVARQWAGMDSAEAPEEPPDLSWAVARVFHLLAEEKLCPATLRDMAYQAALHMFSSRDDHRLAELQGEAQDRCGWGIIGDPGSFQPLHSDLGCLPPSSVSPSGTRSLPQPIEHLSGWSRGRSLRSTGSPASLASNLEISQSPTMPFSSHRRSYHRSSKLCDEPQASPAPEPAPMGCQEPEEVSWPPSEETVSPPSMETASPPLGETVSPSSGEVVSPSSGESASPPLGEAASPPSGETASPSSGEAAGPPSREAARPPSGETASPSSGETASSRMLPNSSAPRLTELVPDASPGQPDSPKALEISTSYPVECTEALAAPKSLSLPSRNTCPDKDQPPLPLPVEDTASQVASSCPPAPSALRTSPPCPSSSTSSSTGLASSSPCPASPELESEQKFYNFVILHVAADEHIALRVRERLEALGVPDGATFCEDFQVPGRGELRCLQDAIEHSAFAILLLTPNFDCHLGQHQAGHSLMSSLTRPGWQDCVIPFLPLESSQAQLSPHTSSLLIGLVWLDEHSRIFARRVANTFKPQTLRARKAHWRKEQDVRALQEQRQRLEGEQRQVAALNAAYSAYVQSCLSWQAQMETLRAAFGSHMPFGTQVPPGGPGPLGAPPPFPSWPGHQPPPEPPWLAGSPAAAFPPPPAFPPPGPAPPQSPGLQPLIIHHAQMVQLGLNNHMWNQRGTQAPEDKPQGAE; this is translated from the coding sequence ATGCCCATGGCCTGCACGGGCCTGTCGCTCTCCAGCGCCTTTGACATTCTAGGTGCTGCAGGCCAGGACAAGCTCTTGCATCTTAAGCACAAGCTGAAGACCCTGCGCCCAGGCTGCCGGGGGGCGGACCTCCTGCACGCCATGGTGCTCCTGAAGCTGGGTCAGGAGACCGAGGCCAGGATCTCCCTGGAAGCGCTGAAGGCGGATGCGGTGGCCCGGCTTGTGGCCCGCCAGTGGGCCGGCATGGACAGCGCCGAGGCCCCAGAGGAGCCCCCAGACTTGTCCTGGGCAGTTGCCCGGGTATTCCACCTGCTCGCTGAGGAGAAGCTGTGCCCGGCCACTCTGCGGGACATGGCCTACCAGGCTGCCCTCCATATGTTCAGCTCCAGGGATGACCACCGGCTCGCAGAGCTCCAGGGAGAGGCCCAGGACCGCTGTGGGTGGGGTATCATCGGGGACCCAGGGAGCTTCCAGCCCCTTCACTCTGATCTGGGCTGCCTGCCACCATCCTCAGTGTCACCCTCGGGCACCCGCAGCCTTCCCCAGCCCATCGAGCACCTTTCGGGCTGGAGCAGAGGGCGTTCCCTGAGATCCACCGGCAGCCCCGCCTCCCTGGCCAGCAATCTGGAAATCAGCCAGTCGCCCACCATGCCCTTTTCCAGCCATCGCCGCAGCTACCACAGGTCCAGCAAGCTGTGTGACGAGCCCCAGGCCAGCCCGGCGCCCGAGCCTGCCCCCATGGGCTGCCAGGAGCCGGAGGAGGTGAGCTGGCCACCCTCGGAAGAGACTGTCAGCCCCCCGTCGATGGAGACTGCCAGCCCCCCACTGGGGGAGACTGTCAGCCCCTCATCAGGAGAGGTGGTTAGCCCCTCATCCGGGGAGAGTGCCAGCCCCCCATTGGGGGAGGCTGCCAGTCCCCCATCGGGGGAGACTGCCAGCCCCTCATCGGGGGAGGCTGCCGGTCCCCCATCGCGGGAGGCTGCGCGTCCCCCATCGGGGGAGACTGCCAGCCCCTCATCGGGGGAGACTGCCAGCTCCCGGATGCTACCAAACAGCTCAGCCCCTAGGCTTACTGAGCTGGTCCCAGATGCAAGCCCTGGCCAGCCCGACTCCCCCAAAGCTCTGGAAATCAGCACCTCCTACCCGGTGGAGTGCACAGAAGCATTGGCAGCCCCCAAatctctctccttgccctccagaAACACTTGCCCTGACAAGGACCAGCCCCCACTCCCACTTCCTGTAGAAGATACCGCTTCCCAGGTGGCCAGCTCATGCCCACCTGCGCCCTCAGCCCTAAGGacgtcccctccctgcccttcatCATCGACCTCTTCTTCCACTGGCCTGGCCTCCTCCAGCCCGTGCCCCGCTTCTCCCGAGTTGGAGTCAGAGCAGAAATTCTATAACTTTGTGATCCTGCACGTTGCGGCGGATGAACACATTGCCCTGCGGGTCCGGGAGAGGCTCGAGGCCTTGGGGGTCCCTGATGGGGCCACCTTCTGTGAGGATTTCCAGGTGCCCGGGCGGGGCGAGCTGCGCTGCCTGCAAGACGCCATCGAACACTCGGCCTTCGCCATCCTGCTGCTCACCCCCAACTTCGACTGCCACCTGGGCCAGCACCAGGCGGGCCATTCGCTGATGAGCAGCCTCACGCGGCCCGGGTGGCAAGACTGCGTgatccccttcctgcccctggagAGCTCCCAGGCCCAGCTCAGCCCCCACACGTCCAGCCTGCTCATCGGCCTGGTGTGGCTGGACGAGCACTCCCGGATCTTCGCCAGGAGGGTGGCCAACACCTTCAAGCCGCAGACGCTACGAGCCCGCAAGGCCCACTGGAGGAAGGAACAGGACGTGCGGGCCCTGCAAGAGCAGCGCCAGCGCCTGGAGGGCGAGCAGCGGCAGGTGGCTGCACTGAACGCCGCCTACTCGGCCTACGTCCAGAGCTGCTTGTCCTGGCAGGCGCAGATGGAGACGCTCCGGGCGGCCTTCGGGAGCCACATGCCGTTTGGGACTCAGGTGCCCCCCGGGGGCCCGGGGCCTCTGGGCGCCCCCCCGCCCTTTCCCTCCTGGCCGGGCCATCAGCCGCCCCCTGAGCCTCCGTGGCTGGCCGGCTCGCCCGCGGCCGCCTTCCCGCCGCCCCCCGCCTTCCCGCCGCCCGGCCCGGCGCCCCCTCAGAGCCCCGGGCTGCAGCCCCTCATCATCCACCACGCCCAGATGGTGCAGCTGGGCCTCAATAACCACATGTGGAACCAGAGAGGGACGCAGGCGCCCGAGGACAAGCCGCAAGGAGCAGAGTGA